A single region of the endosymbiont of Galathealinum brachiosum genome encodes:
- a CDS encoding response regulator — MRILIIDDEEDIRDVLQLILESVGYDVRIASNGDMAIEFQREEPADLIITDIIMPGKNGVDIITEIKKEFPDIKVIAISGGGGVQPVEYTPEAISTTAYLAAAQKAGAKKIFTKPFERDDLIKAVEDLVGKPH, encoded by the coding sequence GTGCGCATTTTGATTATTGACGATGAAGAAGATATTCGAGATGTATTACAGTTAATACTGGAAAGTGTCGGTTATGATGTGAGGATTGCATCAAATGGGGATATGGCTATAGAGTTTCAGCGTGAAGAGCCAGCAGACTTAATCATCACTGATATAATTATGCCAGGTAAAAATGGTGTGGATATCATTACTGAAATTAAAAAAGAATTTCCTGATATTAAGGTTATTGCAATTTCAGGCGGTGGGGGGGTTCAACCGGTTGAATATACACCTGAAGCTATATCAACTACGGCCTATCTTGCGGCTGCCCAAAAAGCCGGTGCAAAAAAGATTTTCACCAAACCTTTTGAGCGGGATGACTTGATAAAGGCCGTTGAGGATCTAGTCGGAAAGCCGCATTAA
- a CDS encoding DNA-binding response regulator: MLIADDHTILRSGIRLLLDNEPNFQVIGEADNGKDAILLAGQLEPDLLLSDLSMPKTNGTEAIHRIKNRYPNIKVLVLTVHKTEEHVHAALKAGADGYLLKNDTSEELINGINSILSGKSYLSPSICNEVVTGYLSDNIKESPTSSIDLLTTRELEVMKLIAEGYRNKDTAEYLSISLKTVEKHRSNLMKKLDLHSASSITRYAIRNGVAVE, from the coding sequence ATTCTAATTGCTGATGACCATACTATTCTTAGGTCCGGAATACGCCTGTTACTTGATAATGAACCTAACTTTCAGGTAATCGGGGAAGCAGACAATGGTAAAGACGCCATTCTCCTTGCAGGTCAATTAGAACCTGATTTACTACTCAGTGACCTGTCTATGCCTAAAACAAATGGCACAGAAGCTATTCATCGCATTAAAAACCGCTACCCAAATATAAAAGTTCTTGTACTGACTGTACACAAAACTGAAGAACATGTTCACGCTGCACTGAAGGCAGGCGCTGATGGCTATTTATTAAAAAATGATACCAGTGAAGAGCTTATTAATGGCATTAACAGTATTTTGTCAGGTAAAAGCTATTTAAGCCCCAGCATATGCAATGAAGTGGTTACAGGATATTTATCTGATAACATAAAGGAATCCCCCACTTCCAGCATTGATCTTTTAACTACGCGTGAACTAGAAGTCATGAAACTTATCGCAGAGGGGTATCGAAACAAAGATACTGCTGAATACCTGTCAATTAGTCTGAAGACAGTTGAAAAACACCGCTCTAACCTGATGAAAAAACTGGATCTGCATAGCGCAAGCAGCATCACACGTTATGCAATAAGAAATGGCGTTGCTGTAGAGTAA
- a CDS encoding response regulator: MFKTLLVEDNLIYREELKNALQKKFVNLETKESVGESDTLDIVNTFDPDLVIMDIDLHSGINGLVLTKKLKDECPEAVVVILSQHDFPEYRSVAKQNGADFFISKSSKLENIFDYVSSVIDRKHEHH, from the coding sequence ATGTTTAAAACGCTGCTTGTCGAAGATAATCTTATATATAGAGAAGAATTAAAAAATGCCCTGCAAAAAAAATTCGTTAATCTGGAAACCAAAGAAAGCGTAGGTGAAAGTGATACATTGGATATAGTGAATACATTTGATCCGGATTTGGTGATTATGGATATTGATTTACACAGTGGTATCAATGGGTTGGTGCTGACTAAAAAATTAAAAGATGAATGCCCAGAAGCAGTTGTCGTTATTCTTAGTCAGCATGATTTTCCGGAATACCGTTCAGTTGCCAAACAAAACGGTGCTGATTTTTTTATTTCTAAAAGTTCAAAACTCGAAAATATTTTTGATTATGTAAGTTCGGTTATTGATCGTAAACATGAGCACCATTAA
- a CDS encoding SCO family protein — MSVKSLLNSIALPLASIIGVNLMLASGTVAGSQQAQDDPHAHHKHMMKQTGYTSSSHRYEIPELSLIDTHNNKLSFTEIINTEKPVILNFIFTTCTTICPVLSATLSQVKQKLGDDAQNVKMISITIDPEQDTPERLKDYASKFKAGADWHFLTGSIDDIITTQKAFDAYKGDKMNHIPLTFLRSKTPNSPWIRLEGFTSAAEVLAEHRLQLSN; from the coding sequence ATGTCCGTAAAATCATTATTAAATAGTATTGCACTTCCTTTAGCGAGTATTATTGGAGTAAACCTCATGCTAGCATCAGGTACCGTAGCAGGCTCCCAGCAAGCTCAGGATGATCCCCATGCACATCATAAACACATGATGAAACAAACCGGTTATACCAGTTCATCACACCGTTATGAAATTCCAGAACTTTCTCTAATTGATACACATAACAACAAGCTCTCTTTCACAGAAATAATTAATACAGAAAAACCCGTCATATTAAATTTCATTTTCACTACCTGCACTACAATATGCCCTGTTCTCAGCGCCACCCTGTCCCAGGTAAAGCAGAAGCTTGGTGATGATGCACAAAACGTAAAAATGATATCGATTACAATTGACCCGGAACAGGATACACCTGAACGTTTAAAAGACTATGCGAGCAAATTCAAGGCCGGAGCTGACTGGCATTTTTTAACAGGCTCTATCGATGATATTATTACCACACAAAAAGCTTTTGACGCATACAAAGGTGACAAGATGAACCATATTCCGTTAACTTTTTTACGCAGTAAAACACCGAATAGCCCATGGATCAGACTGGAAGGATTTACCAGTGCAGCCGAAGTTTTAGCCGAACATCGTTTACAGTTATCAAATTAA
- a CDS encoding amino acid ABC transporter substrate-binding protein has product MLMILFAPSQAVVFAETLITSKEIQASGERMYREGILPNGKPIQSMVSADVPVDGRMFTCVNCHQRSGLGSIEGSVITWPINGKELFTPRRRTGAWHAAKQKQGPGATQRWSLPTQYQAADARPSYTSETLAKLLREGIAPDGRILSRAMPRYQIDDSNMEILIEYLKNLSIENDPGVDEKKIRFATVITEGVSAEDKNAMLDVLKAHIDTHNIQTRPHKRRANSGPFYKTEQYGAYRQFELDIWELSGPRNTWHSQLKTYYQNAPVFAMLGGIAKGSWDPIHHFCETKKIPCIFPITDQPVISSTDWYTLYLSKGYYQEGNTTARYLRSAIKNNEITNVIQIYRKEEGKGAMLAQGFRENLTKKGMIKITEVILNEGDSIEEKLLQLPFKVQTTDTILLWLESNDMSAATKWFEKQPQPPGVLFASWKQLEGNTSVIAEKLHDKTYFTYPRDLPEDNLRKIKIVKRWLNNRKIPVTNLDIQSQMYFLGWMLPGAISHMRSEFFRDYFIENFDMMHDQDYAIPVFPRLTFGPGQRYASKGSYIVKLDKDEQQNLVKKSEWIIH; this is encoded by the coding sequence ATGCTGATGATTCTATTTGCCCCCTCTCAGGCAGTTGTCTTTGCTGAAACCTTAATCACATCAAAAGAAATACAGGCATCTGGCGAGCGCATGTATCGGGAAGGCATTCTGCCAAATGGGAAACCTATACAGTCCATGGTTTCTGCGGACGTTCCAGTTGATGGCAGGATGTTTACCTGTGTGAATTGCCACCAGAGAAGTGGACTGGGTTCAATAGAGGGCTCTGTTATTACCTGGCCCATCAATGGCAAAGAATTATTTACACCTCGAAGACGAACCGGTGCCTGGCACGCAGCCAAGCAGAAACAGGGACCAGGTGCGACGCAACGCTGGTCTCTTCCAACTCAATACCAGGCTGCAGATGCACGACCTTCATATACCAGTGAAACACTTGCGAAATTATTACGTGAGGGCATTGCCCCGGACGGAAGAATACTTAGTCGTGCTATGCCACGCTACCAGATCGATGACAGCAATATGGAAATACTGATTGAGTATCTGAAAAATCTCTCCATTGAGAATGATCCGGGAGTTGACGAAAAAAAGATTCGATTTGCCACTGTTATCACTGAAGGAGTATCAGCCGAAGATAAAAATGCAATGTTAGACGTATTAAAAGCCCATATTGACACCCATAACATTCAGACTCGCCCTCATAAACGCAGGGCTAACTCAGGCCCTTTCTATAAAACCGAGCAATATGGTGCCTACCGTCAGTTTGAGCTTGATATCTGGGAGCTAAGTGGACCACGGAACACCTGGCACTCACAACTTAAGACTTATTATCAGAACGCACCAGTTTTTGCCATGCTAGGTGGAATAGCAAAGGGAAGCTGGGATCCAATTCACCACTTCTGTGAAACAAAAAAAATTCCCTGTATATTCCCGATTACTGATCAGCCTGTTATTTCTAGTACTGACTGGTACACACTCTATCTTTCAAAAGGTTATTATCAGGAAGGGAATACAACTGCACGTTATTTACGCTCCGCTATCAAAAACAATGAGATTACTAACGTAATACAAATCTATAGAAAAGAAGAAGGTAAAGGAGCTATGCTGGCGCAAGGCTTCAGAGAAAACCTGACAAAAAAAGGGATGATTAAAATAACAGAGGTAATACTCAACGAGGGCGATTCAATTGAGGAAAAACTGTTGCAGCTCCCCTTTAAAGTTCAGACAACAGATACGATATTGTTGTGGCTCGAAAGCAATGATATGAGCGCTGCAACGAAATGGTTTGAAAAACAACCCCAACCACCCGGAGTGTTATTCGCATCCTGGAAACAACTGGAAGGTAACACATCAGTAATTGCAGAAAAATTACATGATAAAACTTATTTTACCTACCCCCGAGACCTGCCTGAAGATAATTTAAGAAAAATTAAAATAGTAAAACGCTGGCTTAATAACCGTAAAATCCCTGTCACTAATCTGGACATTCAGTCACAGATGTATTTTCTTGGATGGATGTTGCCGGGTGCTATTTCACATATGCGCAGTGAATTTTTCAGAGATTATTTTATTGAAAATTTCGATATGATGCATGATCAGGATTACGCAATACCTGTTTTCCCTCGTTTAACATTCGGGCCTGGCCAACGTTATGCATCCAAAGGCAGTTATATTGTAAAACTTGATAAAGACGAACAACAAAACCTGGTAAAAAAGAGCGAATGGATCATTCACTAA